CTTCCAGAGCACCCTCACGGCCTTCGGCAACCTGATTTTAGCGAACGACAGGGCGGCGCTGGTGAGTGCCAAGTTCACCCGCGAGGAGGCCAAGAAGCTTGAGGACATACTCGGCGTCGAGGTCGAGAGGGGCATGATCGGTGACTTCCACGCCGTTGGAAGCGTTGGAGTGGTAACCAACAGGGGCGGTTTGGTCCACCCCGAGGCAACCGATGAGGAGCTTGAGTGGCTCCGCGATCTCTTCAAGGTCGATATTTACGTCGGAACTGCCAATATGGGCGTTCCCTTCGTTGGCTCCTGCATGCTTGCCAACTCCCACGGTGTCGTCGTTGGACACCTAACAACTGGACCCGAGATTGTGAAGATTGAAGAAGCCTTGGGCTTCCTTGACTGATGATGGAGGTGTGAGCTATGGAGGTTAAGGTCTTCCGCGTTAGGGGCGTTTTCGAGAGGAACGGAAAGAGGGAGAGGTTCACCAGGGAGTACCGCGGCCTCAAGGCCGAGGACGTCATCGAGATACTCTACTCCGAAGTTGGCAGCAAGCACCGTGTTCCTAGGAACAAGATATGGATCGAGAGCGTGGAAGAAATAGCCCCCGAAGAGGCCGAGAACCCGATAGTCAGAAAGCTGAGCGGCCTCTGATTCCCTTTTCTCTTCCCCAGCAACTCAAACTCACTCTAAGCGATTCTTCGCGGGGAAGTTTGGAAGAAATTTATAGAATCAGGTCCCCTTCCCCCTCCAGCCAAGAACCCTCGACTGGTAGTGTCTCTTCGGGAATATCTCCAGCGGATCCATTCCCCTCTCGCGGAGGATATGCCTGAGCTCGACCTCGTAGTCTGCCTTCTCCAGTTCTTCGCTCTCCCGGATTTCAACGACGAAGAGCCTCTCCGTCAGCTCGCGTATCGTCTTGTAACCGAGGCCGAGGAGGGGCCTTATGTAGGCGACGTTGAATCTGTCCTCCAGCGAGCGGGCCTTCGGAAGGTCGAGGAAAGGAACCCTGTCGTCCCTCCTTGTCCCATCGCTGACCCTCTCGACTTCAGGCATCGCCGCTATCGCCTCAAGAGCCCTCTCGTGGATGAACTGAATGGCGTTGTTGGGGTGGCCGTCTTTGATTGCCATATCTGCCGCTCTCTCCAGAATCTCCCGCGGGAGGTAGACGACCTGATGCTCGAAGCCGAGTCTTTCTGCAGTCTCTCTTGCGAAGCTCCAGTTGTCGAGGAGGCCAAAGCTGACCGTTATCAATCTCACATCGTAGCCGAGCCTGGTGAGAATCCACGCACTCAAACTTGAGTCCTTGCCGCCGGAGTAGAGATGATGTACTTTCATGGTAACCACCACTTTGGGTGCAATGGGCGCCTTATTAACCTCACCCTCCAAAAGGGTTATTAGACTGGAAGGGCAATACTCTGCTGGTGAGAGTAATGCCAGTTGTGACGAAGAAATACCAGGTGACAATCCCCAAAGAGGTGCGGGAGGCGCTGGGAATAAGGGCCGGGGATGAGGTGGTTTTCGTTCGTGAAGGAAACAGGTATGTTCTGATGAAACTGACGGACCTCCTCAAAGAGCTGAGCGAAATAACAGAGGACATAGACGAGACCGTTGAAGAGGTCCGGCAGGGGCTTGCGAGGGGCATAGAGCGCTCTCTCCGCGAGCTGGAGGGAGGGAAATGAAGGTGGTTCTAGACACAAACGCCTTCAACAACAGTACTTTTTTGGAATGGTTGATGGAATCGAGCCTTGAACCTGTTACGAGCTCCGTTGTCTACATGGAACTGCTCTACAGGTACGCCCGACGCAGAGGCTTGCCCGAAGCAAGGAGCAAGTTGATGGCGATTTTTGGCTCTTTGGCAATCGAGGTTATGGGTTTTGATGAAACATGCGC
This window of the Thermococcus thermotolerans genome carries:
- a CDS encoding type II toxin-antitoxin system VapC family toxin; its protein translation is MKVVLDTNAFNNSTFLEWLMESSLEPVTSSVVYMELLYRYARRRGLPEARSKLMAIFGSLAIEVMGFDETCAELAVNSAIGRWDFSKNARDYMIGALALKLNAPLITYNKKHFEWLSEVFTPEEAMERFGK
- a CDS encoding DUF7411 family protein; protein product: MKVHHLYSGGKDSSLSAWILTRLGYDVRLITVSFGLLDNWSFARETAERLGFEHQVVYLPREILERAADMAIKDGHPNNAIQFIHERALEAIAAMPEVERVSDGTRRDDRVPFLDLPKARSLEDRFNVAYIRPLLGLGYKTIRELTERLFVVEIRESEELEKADYEVELRHILRERGMDPLEIFPKRHYQSRVLGWRGKGT
- a CDS encoding AbrB/MazE/SpoVT family DNA-binding domain-containing protein, translated to MPVVTKKYQVTIPKEVREALGIRAGDEVVFVREGNRYVLMKLTDLLKELSEITEDIDETVEEVRQGLARGIERSLRELEGGK
- a CDS encoding translation initiation factor IF-6 — translated: MHIERLDFENSPYLGVYGTATDRVVLIREGLGEKKLEVLREVLKVPLIETSIMKSRIVGIFAAGNSSAIVVPWYVWDAELEKINGQLREHGIDTEVVPFQSTLTAFGNLILANDRAALVSAKFTREEAKKLEDILGVEVERGMIGDFHAVGSVGVVTNRGGLVHPEATDEELEWLRDLFKVDIYVGTANMGVPFVGSCMLANSHGVVVGHLTTGPEIVKIEEALGFLD
- the rpl18a gene encoding 50S ribosomal protein L18Ae, producing the protein MEVKVFRVRGVFERNGKRERFTREYRGLKAEDVIEILYSEVGSKHRVPRNKIWIESVEEIAPEEAENPIVRKLSGL